In Actinomycetota bacterium, a genomic segment contains:
- a CDS encoding SulP family inorganic anion transporter: MSDDASSNASRQSVHDAYGHRSPFASSSKPPLLQRFFPLTSSLKGYSTGRLRIDATAGLTVAALALPAGMAYAELAGLPVTAGLYALLLPVLIYAGLGATRRGVIGPEGAVALLVATALAPLAIAGSAEYTTLAAALAIAVGCIFILARLLHLGWLADYFSQSVLVGYISGVAILMALGQLSKLTGVSSDAEGDIRVALDILAHLNDANVWTVAVALMSLAVLVLLQRFAPRMPGALIVVILGMFFSWALDLASHGVALTGPIPAGLPELERPNIDGTELTSLIVPAIAIFLVSFADAILTARSFAAKHRETVDADQELLAFGAASVASGFSQGMPIGASGSRTAVNDSMRATSQVSGVVGFTAIALILLFLTAPIQYLPSAVLGAVILFASLRLIDVEQWRSLARSSRSEVAIAAITALFVITIGVLAAIAVAVVLSIVDVIRRVAAPDDAVLGWSESEGRYSDVRSHPQAVVAPGVVVYRLIGRLFFANAHFFKRRVWSAVDGAPKPVAHIVLDASAISGLDASAVDAVAEVHAGCLARNITLEIAQAPSELRNRFDETGLTDIIGAEHFHPTVLAAVASTQSGPTP; the protein is encoded by the coding sequence ATGAGCGACGACGCATCATCCAATGCGTCCCGTCAATCTGTTCACGATGCCTACGGACATCGATCACCTTTCGCCTCGTCTTCCAAGCCGCCACTACTGCAGCGCTTCTTTCCTCTTACGAGTTCCCTGAAGGGTTACTCCACAGGGCGCCTGCGGATCGATGCAACAGCAGGACTTACGGTCGCGGCGCTTGCCTTGCCCGCGGGCATGGCCTATGCCGAGCTCGCGGGTCTTCCGGTTACCGCAGGGCTCTACGCCCTGCTGTTGCCCGTTCTCATCTACGCCGGACTCGGCGCTACGCGCCGTGGAGTGATCGGCCCGGAGGGAGCAGTTGCCCTGCTCGTGGCAACTGCGCTTGCGCCGCTGGCAATCGCCGGGTCTGCGGAGTACACGACACTTGCAGCCGCCCTCGCTATTGCGGTGGGCTGCATCTTCATACTCGCCCGCCTACTGCATCTTGGCTGGCTGGCTGACTACTTCTCTCAGTCAGTGCTCGTCGGATACATCTCCGGAGTCGCCATCCTTATGGCGCTGGGCCAACTTTCCAAGCTGACCGGCGTCTCAAGTGATGCAGAGGGCGACATCAGGGTGGCGCTGGACATCCTTGCCCACTTGAACGATGCCAATGTGTGGACTGTTGCAGTTGCACTGATGAGTTTGGCTGTTCTTGTTCTCCTTCAAAGGTTTGCCCCTCGGATGCCTGGCGCCCTCATCGTCGTGATCTTAGGAATGTTCTTCTCTTGGGCCCTTGACCTCGCATCGCACGGAGTGGCACTCACTGGCCCCATCCCTGCCGGGCTGCCCGAACTCGAGCGCCCCAACATCGATGGGACCGAACTGACTTCGCTGATCGTTCCGGCGATCGCAATCTTCTTGGTCAGTTTCGCCGATGCCATTCTCACCGCCAGATCATTTGCCGCCAAGCATCGTGAGACTGTCGATGCCGACCAAGAACTGCTCGCCTTCGGGGCGGCGAGCGTGGCTTCCGGGTTTAGCCAAGGAATGCCTATTGGGGCGAGCGGCTCGCGCACGGCTGTCAATGATTCGATGCGCGCAACCAGTCAGGTGAGCGGGGTGGTTGGGTTCACGGCGATTGCTTTGATCTTGCTGTTTCTCACCGCGCCGATTCAGTACTTGCCTTCTGCAGTCCTGGGAGCCGTAATCCTGTTCGCCTCGCTTCGGCTGATCGACGTTGAGCAATGGCGTTCTTTGGCTCGAAGCAGCCGCTCGGAAGTGGCAATCGCCGCGATCACCGCTCTGTTCGTCATCACTATCGGCGTGCTGGCTGCCATCGCCGTCGCCGTGGTGTTGTCCATCGTCGATGTCATCAGACGAGTTGCTGCTCCTGATGATGCGGTGCTTGGCTGGTCTGAGAGTGAAGGTCGATACTCGGACGTGCGATCGCATCCGCAGGCTGTTGTGGCACCTGGCGTGGTTGTCTACCGGCTCATCGGACGATTGTTCTTCGCCAATGCGCATTTCTTCAAGCGACGAGTCTGGTCAGCTGTAGACGGTGCACCCAAACCAGTGGCCCATATCGTTCTCGATGCGAGCGCCATCTCCGGCTTGGATGCAAGTGCAGTGGACGCTGTTGCAGAAGTTCACGCTGGCTGTTTGGCACGCAATATCACTCTTGAGATTGCGCAGGCGCCGAGTGAGCTCCGCAATCGATTCGACGAAACAGGTCTGACAGACATCATCGGAGCAGAGCACTTCCACCCGACTGTGCTGGCGGCGGTCGCATCAACGCAAAGCGGTCCTACACCCTGA
- a CDS encoding DUF6325 family protein, which translates to MTEALEINVDELGPVDYLIIEFPADAQNFTGEMAEELVRLSNTGIIRVLDVILIQKNDDGTLDALELDETSNLDEIRSLEADFAEILAADDVIYLAAAMDPGTIAAVLVWENAWAAPFASAARRAGGQLVATGRIPIQAIAASMEAEIALEEGN; encoded by the coding sequence ATGACTGAAGCACTCGAGATCAATGTCGACGAACTCGGTCCAGTCGATTACCTCATCATTGAATTCCCCGCTGACGCACAGAACTTCACAGGCGAGATGGCCGAAGAGTTGGTGCGGCTTTCCAATACGGGCATCATCCGTGTCCTTGATGTCATCCTGATCCAGAAGAACGATGACGGCACACTCGACGCCCTCGAACTCGATGAGACCTCCAATCTCGACGAAATTCGATCACTGGAAGCCGACTTTGCTGAGATTCTCGCGGCCGATGACGTCATCTACCTAGCCGCCGCAATGGACCCCGGCACGATTGCAGCTGTGCTGGTGTGGGAAAACGCTTGGGCGGCACCATTTGCCAGTGCTGCGCGTCGCGCAGGCGGCCAATTGGTCGCCACAGGGCGCATCCCCATCCAAGCAATCGCGGCATCAATGGAAGCCGAGATTGCCCTCGAGGAAGGAAACTGA
- a CDS encoding LuxR C-terminal-related transcriptional regulator, which produces MPSELTVRSNAIVGEVERRRTLRILDDSTNRVVVISAPAGSGKSILARQWISRGTRAHAVLRLGRYMDDPALLSLQIIEVLESFGPQAPEARACATNLEPAFSTILLPALSRVVQTRSEPFVLVVEDVHLLESSDAHHVLQAVCEAIPHDSTIVLLTRTMTPDWMARIRSTGELLEISAYQMDFDFDEANLLLECMGVHLDKSEVAAIVEHTEGWAVGVYLTALSLRDDAAKGSNKVRIAKGSDRFVADYLRTQVLRSLSEDQQRFLVRTSVLEELNGSLCDAVLERSDSAEVLAEIHTRVQLVIAIGPDREQFRCHQLLSEELLADLHVLEPASIAGLHERACHWFDSNGDIDSAIRHATASGNTNLASRMIWPQVAGCLASGRLGILHSWLGGLSERQISEDRWLCLAAAWASLQQGDGTAMGRWARHAERHAGTAWREIASSDSYAATLGVLHALVGQGGLDDTRDLCKRALSGLPPDDCFRASAAQQLGVALSLQRDLEGGRASLIEAELLGRSLGVPVVQANAKSWLGLLAIADGQHDDGMRVIAEASEVIRRHHLDRLATGALCLAAQAYVQALQGEKAAASMTFATARRLAEVAGEIAPWFAVSGRIIQARTAILLGDSPTARVLISEARRRMTVELRATTVAESLEQVESALAQMADLGGPAGALTPAELRIVQFLPSHLTLQQIGDRLFVSQSTVKTHVLSIYRKFGVGSRAEAVVQARALGLVEGPLSD; this is translated from the coding sequence GTGCCGTCTGAGTTGACCGTGCGGAGCAATGCGATCGTGGGTGAAGTCGAACGACGACGGACTCTGCGAATTCTCGACGACAGCACGAACCGTGTTGTCGTGATCAGTGCGCCCGCCGGCTCGGGTAAGTCAATCCTTGCCCGCCAGTGGATCTCTCGTGGCACTCGAGCGCACGCAGTTCTGCGACTTGGCAGATATATGGACGACCCCGCCCTGCTCAGCCTTCAGATCATCGAAGTCCTTGAGAGCTTCGGTCCCCAGGCGCCCGAGGCCAGAGCGTGTGCTACCAACCTTGAACCAGCTTTCTCCACCATCCTCCTGCCTGCGCTGTCACGAGTGGTCCAGACACGATCCGAGCCATTTGTCCTTGTCGTGGAAGATGTCCATCTTCTGGAATCGAGCGACGCCCATCACGTACTGCAGGCCGTGTGCGAGGCAATCCCGCACGATTCGACGATCGTGCTGCTTACCCGAACTATGACTCCGGACTGGATGGCCCGTATTCGCTCGACTGGCGAACTGTTGGAGATCTCGGCTTACCAGATGGACTTCGACTTCGATGAAGCGAACTTGCTCTTGGAGTGCATGGGGGTGCACCTGGACAAGTCTGAAGTGGCGGCCATCGTCGAGCACACCGAGGGCTGGGCGGTTGGCGTGTACTTGACTGCCTTGAGCCTTCGCGATGACGCCGCCAAGGGCTCAAACAAGGTGCGTATCGCCAAGGGCTCGGACCGCTTCGTTGCTGATTATCTGCGCACGCAGGTGCTGCGCTCGCTCAGCGAGGACCAGCAACGCTTCCTGGTCCGCACGTCTGTGCTCGAGGAACTCAACGGCTCCTTGTGCGACGCGGTCCTTGAGCGAAGCGACTCGGCTGAAGTTCTGGCCGAAATCCACACTCGTGTGCAACTTGTCATTGCGATCGGCCCCGACCGTGAGCAGTTCCGCTGCCACCAGTTGCTCAGTGAAGAGCTTCTTGCGGATCTGCACGTGCTCGAGCCAGCCTCAATTGCAGGGCTGCATGAACGCGCGTGCCATTGGTTCGACTCAAATGGCGACATTGACTCTGCGATTAGGCACGCAACAGCTTCAGGAAATACCAACTTGGCTTCGCGAATGATCTGGCCGCAAGTAGCTGGGTGCTTGGCATCCGGTCGACTCGGTATTCTGCATTCGTGGCTGGGCGGACTGTCGGAACGGCAGATTTCCGAGGACCGTTGGCTGTGTCTGGCAGCTGCCTGGGCTTCCCTGCAGCAAGGCGATGGCACGGCGATGGGACGCTGGGCAAGGCATGCCGAGCGCCATGCGGGAACTGCGTGGCGGGAGATCGCGAGCAGTGACTCGTATGCGGCAACTCTGGGGGTTCTGCACGCGCTCGTGGGGCAGGGCGGACTGGATGACACGCGTGACCTTTGTAAGCGGGCTCTGAGTGGGCTGCCCCCGGATGATTGTTTTCGCGCCTCAGCCGCTCAGCAGCTTGGCGTAGCCCTCTCCCTGCAACGGGATCTTGAAGGTGGTCGAGCCAGCCTCATCGAGGCCGAATTGCTTGGCCGATCACTTGGCGTCCCTGTTGTTCAGGCCAATGCCAAGTCATGGCTGGGGTTGTTGGCGATTGCCGACGGACAGCACGATGACGGCATGCGCGTGATCGCCGAAGCCTCCGAAGTCATCCGCCGCCATCATCTGGATCGTCTGGCAACAGGAGCACTGTGCTTGGCTGCACAGGCATACGTCCAGGCTCTACAAGGCGAGAAGGCGGCGGCGTCGATGACTTTTGCCACTGCGCGCCGCCTGGCGGAGGTTGCAGGAGAGATCGCGCCATGGTTCGCTGTGTCGGGACGAATCATCCAAGCACGAACCGCCATTCTGCTCGGTGACTCTCCCACAGCACGTGTGTTGATCTCCGAGGCTCGCAGGCGCATGACGGTCGAACTACGCGCAACGACAGTGGCTGAGAGCCTCGAACAAGTCGAGTCGGCACTCGCGCAGATGGCTGATCTTGGAGGTCCGGCGGGCGCGCTCACGCCGGCTGAATTACGCATAGTGCAATTCCTGCCCAGCCACCTGACTCTCCAACAAATCGGTGACCGACTATTTGTTTCGCAGTCGACAGTTAAGACACATGTTCTTTCGATCTACCGAAAGTTCGGGGTCGGCTCGCGCGCTGAAGCAGTGGTGCAGGCGCGGGCGCTTGGGCTTGTCGAGGGCCCGCTAAGCGACTGA